A stretch of the Capsicum annuum cultivar UCD-10X-F1 chromosome 8, UCD10Xv1.1, whole genome shotgun sequence genome encodes the following:
- the LOC107856986 gene encoding transcription factor TCP2 — MEEIQTEECKFPRISNKEDKQYQYDVDDAGEVNKCTDLGGIGKLYGWPSSRIVRESRASGGKDRHSKVLTSKGLRDRRVRLSVNTAIQFYDLQDRLGCEQPSKVVEWLLKEAAPSISELPPLEAFPDTLQLSDEKRSSVGTEPGFDSAQVEMDDDPNYNQQQQQEKPCCSNSETSKGSRLTLSRSNSRLKARERARERATEKEKEKENKSSVVAHHQNMHPISSFTELLTGCMNDNNSDNKSNTSPNGSIHQNTPRQWCTNPLEQFTSGLLGSSTTRGIDNSTGFSGQIYFENPQQPLLAVSSSMFSISRDHQPELQHFPFGSDNLVPAVTSSQSNTSNKYNLNFSLSSSASGFNRGTLQSNSSSSPSTLPHFQRLSPTDGSQSLFHGTTTEYDARLQLFYGNGYGHSDQKGKGKN, encoded by the coding sequence ATGGAGGAGATTCAAACTGAAGAGTGCAAATTTCCAAGGATCAGCAACAAGGAGGATAAGCAGTACCAATATGATGTAGATGATGCAGGAGAAGTCAACAAGTGTACTGATCTTGGTGGCATTGGAAAACTTTATGGGTGGCCTTCATCAAGAATTGTTAGAGAGTCTCGTGCATCCGGAGGGAAAGATAGACATAGCAAAGTATTGACTTCAAAGGGGTTGAGAGACAGACGTGTTCGCCTCTCTGTCAACACGGCGATACAGTTCTATGATTTGCAAGACCGGCTCGGCTGTGAACAGCCAAGCAAAGTTGTGGAGTGGTTGCTAAAAGAAGCTGCTCCTTCAATCTCTGAGCTTCCACCTCTCGAGGCATTTCCTGATACACTGCAGCTCAGCGACGAGAAAAGGTCTAGTGTTGGAACTGAGCCGGGTTTTGATTCAGCTCAGGTTGAAATGGATGATGATCCAAATTACAATCAGCAACAGCAACAAGAGAAACCTTGTTGTAGCAATTCTGAGACAAGCAAAGGTTCTAGATTGACACTTTCCAGATCGAATAGTCGGCTCAAGGCACGGGAGCGAGCAAGAGAAAGGGCCAcagagaaggaaaaagagaaagaaaacaagTCTTCTGTTGTTGCTCATCACCAAAATATGCACCCTATCTCTTCTTTTACCGAGCTACTGACAGGTTGTATGAACGATAATAACAGTGACAACAAGAGTAACACAAGTCCTAATGGCTCCATTCATCAAAACACACCGAGGCAATGGTGTACAAATCCCTTGGAGCAATTTACCTCAGGACTATTAGGTTCATCAACTACTCGTGGAATCGACAACTCTACTGGCTTCTCGGgccaaatttattttgaaaatcctCAACAGCCATTACTAGCAGTTTCTTCATCAATGTTTAGTATTTCTAGAGACCATCAACCTGAGCTGCAGCATTTCCCATTCGGCAGTGACAACCTAGTCCCGGCTGTGACCTCCAGTCAGAGCAATACTAGTAACAAGTACAATTTgaacttcagtttatcttcatctGCTTCTGGTTTCAATAGGGGGACCCTTCAGTCCAATTCTTCCTCTTCGCCGTCTACTTTACCTCACTTCCAGAGGCTTTCTCCTACAGACGGATCACAAAGTTTATTTCATGGCACCACAACTGAATATGATGCTCGCTTACAGCTCTTCTATGGCAATGGCTATGGACACTCAGATCAGAAAGGAAAAGGAAAGAACTAA